The DNA window ACAACAGGGCCGCTCCGAGCCCGGCGCACACGACCGTGCTGCGGGCGCCGCCGGTCACCGGCAACGGGTGGGCGGCGGCGCGGTGCGCTCCGGCCAGGGTCCGTCGGGAGTGGAGCGCGTAGCGGACGGCCATGCCGACCAGGACCAGGCCGGCCAGTACCAGGGTTCCGACGACCAGCCACGCTGCGAGGCCGGGTTCCATGCTCACGGAGTTCAGTTCGACGTGGGGCACAGTGATCCACCTATCGTCCACGGTTTGCGTGGATTTTACCCCTTGGTAGGTGGTGTGTCCCACATCGCGGGGTCACCGGTACACAACGAAAACCGGTGGGCAGGGAGCGCGGCTCGCACCACCGGAACGGCGGTACCCGCGCTCGCTCAGACCAGTTTGCGGGCGCTGGCCCACCGGCTGAGCTCGTGCCGGTTGGAGAGCTGCAGTTTGCGCAGTACCGAGGACACGTGTGTCTCCACGGTCTTCACCGAGATGAACAGCTCCCGGCCCGCTTCCTTGTAGGCGTAACCGCGGGCGATGAACCGCAGCACCTCGCGTTCCCGCTGGGTGAGGCGGTCGAGTTCGGGATCCACCGCCGGAGCGTCGGTGGAGGAGAACGCGTCCAGCACGAACCCCGCCAACCGGGGGGAGAACACGGCGTCCCCGTCCGCGACCCGGACGATGGCGTCCACCAGCTCCCGACCGGAGATGGTCTTGGTGACGTAGCCCCGGGCGCCGCCGCGCACGGTGCCGATCACGTCCTCGGCGGCGTCCGACACGGACAGGGCGAGGAACCGGACCTCGGGGTGCTCGGGCAGGACGCGGCGCAGGACCTCCACCCCGCCCCCGCCGGGCAGGTGCACGTCCAGCAGGACGAGGTCGGGCAGCTGCTCGTTGGTCACGCGCACGGCGGTGTCCACGTCCCAGGCTTCCCCGACGATCGTGACCGCGTCGCCGAGTTCCTCCCGGACACCGCTGCGGAACAGCCGGTGGTCGTCCACGATGACGACGCGCGGTACCGCGGCGCCGCTGGCGAAGGTGCTGTCGTCGTCTTCCACATTCGCGACTCTACCCATTGACGCGACAGCTACCGAGCTCCGAACCAATGATTGGCCGGATCCGGCCGCCGACGGCGGTCACTCGCCGCCGCGGGGCATGCGCAGCTGCACCTCGGTTCCCTCACCGGGCGAGGTGCGGATGCGGGCGCTTCCCCCGTGGCGCTCCATCCGCCCGATGATGGAGCCCCGGACCCCCATGCGGTCGTCGGGAACCGCGTTCATGTCGAAGCCCGCCCCGCGGTCCCGCACGAAGACGAGCACCTCCTCGGGGGCGACCTCACCGAACACGGAGATGCTCTCGACCCCGGAGTACTTCGCGGAGTTCACCATGGCCTCCCGCGCTGCCTCCAGGGTCGCGGTGAGGTGGGGGTCGAGGGCGCAGTCGCCCACGCACACCGCCTCGATGGAGACCCCGTGGGCCTCCTCCACGTCGGCGGCGGCGCGTTCGAGGGCGGGAGTGAGGGTGGTGTCGGAGTCGGCGGGGCGCTGGTAGAGCCAGTTGCGCAACGCGCGTTCCTGGACACGTGCCAGCCGGTGGACCTCGCGGGGGTCCTCGGAGCTGCGTTGGATCAGGGTGAGGGTCTGCAGTACCGAGTCGTGGATGTGGGCGGCGAGTTCGGCGCGTTCCTGGTTTCGGATGCGTTCCCCGCGTTCCCGGTCGCGTTCCCGTGCCAGGGCGACGATCCACGGCGCGGCGATCAGGGCGATCCCGGCGAGTATGGTGACCGCGAAGGTGAGCCCGGCGCGTGCCTCGTGCAGCTGCTGCTGGAACGCGAGGAACCCGAACACGCCGACCGTGACGAGCAGGATTCCCGCCGTGATCCGTAGCCAGCCCCTGCGGCTGTGCACCGCGCTGGCGGAGATCCAGCCCTCGCGCAGCGTCGGGTTGGCCTGCTGCCACAGGATGGTCCCGCCGAGCGCGCCCAGGATGAGGAACCACAGCAGCGGGTCGACGAACCCCCCGAACAGCAGGAGGAGCATCCCCAACCCGAGCGCCAGGGCGACGTAGGCGAGCACCTGGCTGGTGTCCCACCCTCTGGATCTTCCCGGGGTGTCGTGTGCGGTCTCCTCCTCCGTCTCGTCAGCGGGTTCCCGCCACGGCGGTTCGGGCGCCCCCTCCTCGGGCTCCACCGGAATGAAGAAGATCAGGGCGATGTAGACGGCGATACCGATCCCGCCGGTGCCCAGCACGAGGAACGCGATCCGCGTGGCCACGGGGTCGACGCCCAAATGGCGTGCGAGGCCGTAGCCGATCCCGCAGAGGAGCCGTTTCCCCTGCCCGCGGCGCGCCCGGTAGAGCCTCGGCGTCTCGGCCGCCGTGTCCAACGTGTACCCGCGTCCTCTCGCTGCTCGTTCCTGTGGTTCCAGAATGCCTGCCACGGCCCCGCCGCACATCAGGGACGCGCCCCCGCTGCCCCCCAGACGCGGTCAGGGCCAGCTCAGGGGTGTTCCGGATGGGCACACCCGCGTGTAGGGGCGACCATGGGAGGAGACGGTCAGACACGCGGCGGGGAGCAGGCGAACGGGAACCGATGGCGGACGCGGAACAGCACGAGCCGGCCGGTCCGGATCCCGCCGGGTCCGGCGGCGGGACGGGGGAGCTGCGCAAGGACTCCAGCTCCCGCGTGCTCGCCGGCGTGTGTTCCGGACTGGGGCACTACACCCGCATCGACCCGCTCGTGTGGCGCACCGGCTTCGTCCTTATCACGGTCGGCGGAACCGGGGTGTGGCTGTACCTCGCCGCGTGGGCGCTGATGCGGGACTCCCGCGGCGGTCCGGCGCTGCTGGAGCAGTTGTTCAACCGGCGGTTCGAACCGCGGGTGGTTCTCCTGCTGCTCACCACGGGGCTGGCGGTCTCGACGCTGTTCAGCACGCTCGGGGGGCTCAGCTGGCGCACCCTGGTCCTGGCGGTTCCGCTCGTGCTGGGAGTGTTGTCCGCCCGCAACCGCGGCGTGGACGTGTGGGAGGAGTTCCGCCGGCTGCCGTCCCTGCTCCGCTCGAGCGCTCCTCCCCCCACCGCTCCGGAGCCGGAGCCGCAACCGACGTACTACAACCCGGCCCAACCGTGGGCGACGACCCCCCAGGGTCCGGTGGACCTCGCGGCCGTATCCGAGCACTACGCCGAGGGTGCCGACGCGTCCGGGACACCGGAGGGCGCCTCTCCCCCGCCACCGCCTCCGCCCAGTGGGCGGGAGGCCGGCTCCGGCCGGACCGGACGGGCGCCTCACCCGAACGGCGCGCGGCGGCGACGGCGCCGTGGGGCGCCGTTGGCGCTGTTCGTGCTCGGTGTCGCGGTACTCGCCGCCGGGGGGACCGCGGCGTTCGACGGCGGTTCCGCGCTCGTGTCACCGCGGCCCGGGGTGGTGTATCTCGGTGGTGTGGTGGCGCTGACCGGGCTCGCCCTGGTGGTGGGGTCCTGGGCCGGCAACCCGCGTGGGCTGGTCACGCTGGGGACCGTGGCGAGCGTCCTCCTGGTCGGGGTGGCCAGTGTGGACATGGCGAACACGCGGATCGGCCGGC is part of the Haloactinospora alba genome and encodes:
- a CDS encoding response regulator, whose translation is MGRVANVEDDDSTFASGAAVPRVVIVDDHRLFRSGVREELGDAVTIVGEAWDVDTAVRVTNEQLPDLVLLDVHLPGGGGVEVLRRVLPEHPEVRFLALSVSDAAEDVIGTVRGGARGYVTKTISGRELVDAIVRVADGDAVFSPRLAGFVLDAFSSTDAPAVDPELDRLTQREREVLRFIARGYAYKEAGRELFISVKTVETHVSSVLRKLQLSNRHELSRWASARKLV
- a CDS encoding ATP-binding protein → MDTAAETPRLYRARRGQGKRLLCGIGYGLARHLGVDPVATRIAFLVLGTGGIGIAVYIALIFFIPVEPEEGAPEPPWREPADETEEETAHDTPGRSRGWDTSQVLAYVALALGLGMLLLLFGGFVDPLLWFLILGALGGTILWQQANPTLREGWISASAVHSRRGWLRITAGILLVTVGVFGFLAFQQQLHEARAGLTFAVTILAGIALIAAPWIVALARERDRERGERIRNQERAELAAHIHDSVLQTLTLIQRSSEDPREVHRLARVQERALRNWLYQRPADSDTTLTPALERAAADVEEAHGVSIEAVCVGDCALDPHLTATLEAAREAMVNSAKYSGVESISVFGEVAPEEVLVFVRDRGAGFDMNAVPDDRMGVRGSIIGRMERHGGSARIRTSPGEGTEVQLRMPRGGE
- a CDS encoding PspC domain-containing protein; its protein translation is MADAEQHEPAGPDPAGSGGGTGELRKDSSSRVLAGVCSGLGHYTRIDPLVWRTGFVLITVGGTGVWLYLAAWALMRDSRGGPALLEQLFNRRFEPRVVLLLLTTGLAVSTLFSTLGGLSWRTLVLAVPLVLGVLSARNRGVDVWEEFRRLPSLLRSSAPPPTAPEPEPQPTYYNPAQPWATTPQGPVDLAAVSEHYAEGADASGTPEGASPPPPPPPSGREAGSGRTGRAPHPNGARRRRRRGAPLALFVLGVAVLAAGGTAAFDGGSALVSPRPGVVYLGGVVALTGLALVVGSWAGNPRGLVTLGTVASVLLVGVASVDMANTRIGRQEWRPASVEEATQAEYALTAGRAELDLTGLDPDPGQRVEVSARVNVGGMSVRVPRTARVVVRGTATVGAIRVGDTEHAGTLLRANETLPAADRRQAEGDPPTLALDLASHGGDMEVRRADS